In the Scomber japonicus isolate fScoJap1 chromosome 18, fScoJap1.pri, whole genome shotgun sequence genome, one interval contains:
- the plekhh3 gene encoding pleckstrin homology domain-containing family H member 3 isoform X2: MPLQGVCWFLCCRQGFSLLGRDYGEKEEEESFELRNKEDLTSNGRSPAEVTVSQPTCTANGTNGHTVSEVSDEMKSLIIEKNKMGLEEDPELLVKGWLLREVRGNWIKQRRYWFVLSQDSLDYYSGPEKGARRLGTLVLTNLCSVIWPDKQTYKETGYWSITVYGRKHCYRLYTKHFNEAVHWACAIQKIIDTKAPVETPTQLLIRDIEENKFNPEVVEHIYQHNPILKYTQGPLYAPLLPFPYGSLEHTYHSEKGYGSVREEAVKLFNCLQQLESARDPVPIIQGVLQTCLDLRPLRDEVYCQLVKQTSYTPAPYTAAHLRYWQLLTCMSCTFLPGPNVLKYLRFHLKRIQSQSPESEMDNYASFISEALEKTKCRECVPSWEEIQMLMSRQEMLCTVHYPGPGSCQLYISSHTTANEVVRRMQEKLGLQESKNTFALYEQNSLWEQPVAGSALIADILTSFSTKESESKSQWKLCFKLYCLLDADSISVDSIEYLFLFEQCHEMVVRGQLPACEEDLQALASLRLQCLMGDFSTHAPCPPLDELFPSHMLEARVLMSLSAPQALPPCQVAAQGCPTTQRFPTGLLAGTLWSHTATAAHKQKVEQDMRLRSRLKEEAAAVMGSILERWKGLAGYSRMDSMAAYLTIARQWSGFGCTLYEVDFYISSTGSFSQKLWLGVAATSVSLYRQGEAEALESFPYGQICSYGVSDSNTFKITAGDRDLLFETTKNLPNIIILGFLRIQFF, encoded by the exons GCACACTGTCTCAGAAGTCTCTGACGAGATGAAGAGCCTGATCATTGAGAAGAATAAAATGGGCCTGGAGGAAGATCCAGAACTGCTGGTTAAAG GATGGCTGTTACGGGAGGTGCGAGGTAACTGGATCAAGCAGCGGCGGTACTGGTTTGTGCTGAGCCAAGACTCCCTCGACTACTACAGCGGACCAGAGAAAGGAGCCCGCAGACTGGGCACGCTGGTCCTCACCAATCTCTGCTCTGTCATCTGGCCAGACAAGCAGACCTACAAAGAGACGG GCTACTGGAGCATCACGGTATATGGGCGGAAGCACTGTTATAGGCTGTACACCAAGCACTTCAACGAGGCTGTGCACTGGGCATGTGCCATCCAGAAAATCATTGATACCAAAGCTCCCGTGGAAACGCCAACTCAGCTCCTGATCCGAGACATTGAG GAGAACAAGTTCAACCCCGAGGTTGTGGAGCACATTTACCAGCACAACCCAATCCTCAAATACACCCAGGGTCCCCTGTACGCTCCTCTGCTGCCCTTCCCCTATGGCAGCCTGGAGCACACAT ACCACAGCGAGAAAGGCTATGGCTCTGTGCGTGAGGAGGCCGTGAAGCTCTTCAACTGCCTGCAGCAGCTGGAATCGGCACGGGATCCAGTTCCAATCATCCAGGGAGTGCTGCAGACCTGCCTGGACCTGCGGCCCCTCCGCGACGAGGTGTACTGCCAGCTAGTCAAGCAGACCAGCTACACGCCTGCCCCATACACTGCTGCACACCTCCGCTACTGGCAGCTTCTTACGTGCATGAGCTGCACCTTCCTGCCTGGGCCCAACGTGCTCAAGTATCTGCGATTCCACCTCAAGAG GATCCAGAGCCAGAGTCCTGAGTCTGAGATGGATAACTATGCATCATTCATCAGCGAGGCTCTGGAGAAGACCAAGTGTCGGGAGTGTGTGCCATCCTGGGAGGAGATCCAGATGCTTATGAGCAGACAGGAGATGTTGTGCACTGTGCACTATCCTGGCCCCGGATCTTGCCAGCTCTACATCAGCTCACACACTACAGCCAATGAG GTGGTGCGAAGGATGCAGGAGAAGCTCGGCCTGCAAGagagcaaaaacacatttgcacTGTACGAGCAGAACTCACTGTGGGAGCAGCCGGTTGCGGGCAGCGCTCTGATCGCAGACATCCTGACCAG CTTCTCCACCAAAGAGTCAGAATCTAAATCCCAATGGAAACTGTGTTTCAAGCTCTACTGCTTGTTGGATGCTGACAGCATATCAGTGGACAGCATTGAATATCTTTTCCTCTTTGAGCAG TGCCATGAGATGGTGGTCCGTGGCCAGCTGCCAGCCTGTGAAGAGGACCTCCAAGCCTTGGCTTCCCTGAGACTTCAGTGTCTGATGGGTGACTTCAGCACACATGCACCCTGCCCGCCTCTGGATGAGCTTTTCCCCAGTCACATGCTAGAAGCTCGAGTTCTCATGTCCCTTTCCGCCCCACAAGCCCTGCCCCCCTGCCAGGTAGCAGCTCAGGGCTGCCCCACGACACAGCGCTTCCCAACGGGCCTCCTGGCAGGAACGCTGTGGAGCCACACAGCTACAGCAGCGCACAAGCAAAAGGTGGAGCAAGACATGCGCCTGCGGAGTCGGCTTAAGGAGGAGGCAGCAGCTGTCATGGGATCCATCTTGGAGCGTTGGAAAGGTCTGGCCGGCTATAGCCGAATGGACAGTATGGCCGCCTACCTCACAATCGCACGCCAGTGGTCAGGCTTTGGATGCACTCTTTATGAAGTGGACTTTTATATT AGTTCAACAGGGAGTTTTTCCCAGAAGCTGTGGCTTGGTGTAGCTGCAACATCCGTTTCTTTATATCGgcagggagaggcagaggcTCTGGAGTCCTTCCCTTATGGCCAGATCTGCTCTTACGGTGTATCTGACAGCAACACCTTCAAGATCACAGCTGGGGATCGGGATCTGCTGTTTGAAACAACCAAG AATCTGccaaacatcatcatcctcgGCTTCTTGAGAATCCAGTTTTTCTAG
- the psmc3ip gene encoding homologous-pairing protein 2 homolog isoform X2 yields the protein MSKKDSGATVILAYLNEKNRPYSAQDVFCNLQKEHGLGKTAVVKAMELLALEGKIKEKVYGKQKIYFADQAQFKDVSDADLKAMDSQISELSAEVQSLTQSCRQLDAELKELNSSLTTEEMISEIRELKAECSGYRARLEKIKSATNHVTPEEKEKVYKDRDVYVKEWRKRKRLASDMINAILEGYPKSKKEFLDEVGVETDEDCKVVVPST from the exons ATGAGTAAAAAGGATAGCG GTGCCACAGTCATCCTTGCCTATCTGAATGAGAAGAACCGTCCTTACAGTGCTCAGGATGTCTTCTGTAATCTCCAAAAGGAGCATGGATTGGGGAAAACA GCAGTGGTCAAAGCCATGGAACTGTTGGCCCTTGAGGGCAAGATAAAGGAAAAGGTGTATGGCAAGCAAAAGATATATTTTGCAGATCAG GCTCAGTTTAAAGATGTGAGTGATGCAGACCTGAAGGCAATGGACAGTCAGATCTCAGAGCTCAGTGCAGAGGTGCAGTCCCTCACCCAGAGCTGCAGACAGCTGGATGCAG AGCTCAAAGAACTCAATAGTTCCTTGACAACAGAGGAAATGATCTCAGAGATCCGAGAGCTGAAAGCGGAGTGTTCTGGGTACAGAGCACGTCTGGAGAAGATAAAGTCGGCCACAAATCACGTCACaccagaggagaaagagaag gtttaTAAAGACAGAGACGTTTATGTGAAAgagtggaggaagagaaagagattg GCGTCAGACATGATCAATGCAATCCTGGAGGGATATCCTAAGAGCAAAAAGGAGTTCCTG GATGAGGTTGGAGTGGAGACCGATGAGGACTGTAAGGTGGTTGTTCCAAGTACATGA
- the tubg1 gene encoding tubulin gamma-1 chain gives MPREIITLQLGQCGNQIGFEFWKQLCAEHGISPEGIVEEFATEGTDRKDVFFYQADDEHYIPRAVLLDLEPRVIHSILNSPYANLYNPENIYLSEHGGGAGNNWASGYSQGKKIQEDIFDIIDREADGSDSLEGFVLCHSIAGGTGSGLGSYLLEKLNDRYPKKLVQTYSVFPNQDEMSDVVVQPYNSLLTLKRLTQNADCVVVLDNTALNRIATDRLHIQNPSFSQINQLVSTIMSASTTTLRYPGYMNNDLIGLIASLIPTPRLHFLMTGYTPLTTDQSVASVRKTTVLDVMRRLLQPKNVMVSTGRERQPSHCYIAILNIIQGEVDPTQVHKSLQRIRERKLASFIPWGPASIQVALSRKSPYLPSAHRVSGLMMANHTSISSLFERTCRQYDKLRKREAFLEQFRKEDIFKDNFDELDNSREVVQQLVDEYSAATRPDYISWGTQEQ, from the exons ATGCCGCGGGAAATCATAACGCTGCAGCTGGGACAATGTGGAAATCAAA TCGGCTTTGAGTTTTGgaagcagctgtgtgcagaGCATGGCATCAGTCCAGAGGGGATTGTGGAGGAGTTTGCAACTGAGGGGACAGACAGAAAAGATGTGTTCTTCTATCAG GCTGATGACGAACACTACATCCCTCGGGCGGTTCTCCTGGATCTGGAGCCTAGGGTGATCCACTCCATCCTCAACTCTCCTTATGCAAACCTGTACAACCCTGAGAACATCTACCTCTCTGAGCACGGCGGAGGGGCTGGGAACAACTGGGCGAGTGGATATTCACAG ggcAAAAAAATCCAAGAAGACATCTTTGACATCATTGACCGAGAGGCAGATGGCAGTGACAGCCTCGAG GGATTTGTTCTGTGTCATTCCATTGCCGGGGGGACAGGCTCTGGGCTGGGATCTTATTTACTGGAGAAACTCAATGACAg GTACCCAAAGAAGCTGGTGCAGACTTACTCTGTTTTCCCAAACCAGGATGAGATGAGTGACGTGGTCGTTCAGCCGTACAACTCATTGCTCACACTGAAGAGGCTCACCCAGAACGCAGACTGTGtg GTGGTGTTGGATAACACAGCTCTAAATCGCATCGCCACAGACAGGCTGCACATCCAGAACCCTTCGTTCTCCCAGATCAATCAGCTG GTTTCTACCATAATGTCTGCAAGCACAACCACCCTGCGCTACCCAGGCTACATGAACAATGACCTTATCGGCCTGATTGCGTCCCTCATCCCGACTCCCCGCCTCCACTTCCTAATGACTGGGTACACACCACTCACTACTGACCAGTCG GTTGCTAGTGTGAGGAAAACCACAGTGCTGGATGTGATGAGGAGGCTTCTGCAACCCAAGAACGTGATGGTGtccacaggaagagagaggcaaCCTAGCCACTGCTACATTGCTATCCTTAATATCATCCAGGGAGAGGTCGACCCCACACAG GTACATAAAAGCCTCCAAAGGATCCGGGAACGTAAACTTGCCAGTTTTATTCCCTGGGGTCCTGCCAGCATCCAGGTGGCTTTGTCCAGGAAGTCTCCATATCTGCCCTCCGCCCACCGAGTCAGCGGCCTGATGATGGCCAACCACACAAGTATCTCCTCT CTGTTCGAGCGGACATGCCGGCAGTATGACAAACTGCGTAAGCGTGAGGCCTTCCTGGAGCAGTTCCGCAAAGAGGACATATTCAAGGACAACTTTGACGAACTGGACAACTCGCGCGAGGTGGTCCAGCAGCTGGTAGACGAATACAGTGCAGCCACGCGACCTGACTACATTTCCTGGGGCACACAAGAACAGTGA
- the retreg3 gene encoding reticulophagy regulator 3, translating into MAHTGATEDASMEDCSAKPGSSVSLRSRPCCSERDSRVRAVKAALQSRLGPYEPVLTYLQSVLVWERRVQCVLLYIVVNVVFWFFALTSLRVLFLLASGLALMVCADTWRNKIWPEIRVRKLDESENESWGLVQPGILSVPELCHHLAEAWVSIAVLTTNMIQYKRLNPGKFCIMTCAVFTCLAVIGRYIPGLVLSYSAVLATLLAPLAAYHRLFQHVCVKLEPVLQRLDFGVHGYMMSKPIDNQFLRRRIHGAASGEASDSEEELAAFCPTFDDAAKELALTDSEHSDAEVSYTDNGTFNLSRGQTPLTEGSEDLDRHSDAEESFAQDLPDFPSINPDATLMDDDDDTSIGLPSLSVSGLRSNRHSVLDVDAHLDSDQEDLDTELSLGGIPVACDFTGDLAGVIASNMIQAAIAGAMQPRPPITQRREGPPKAGAHRSYRKQSSSELDTDLDGEDFEMLDQSELNQMDPLGGGGGGARRGESQGSNFLSSLLGKPQ; encoded by the exons ATGGCGCACACTGGGGCAACGGAAGACGCATCCATGGAGGATTGCTCCGCCAAGCCGGGGTCAAGCGTGTCCCTGCGGAGTCGGCCGTGCTGCAGCGAGAGAGACAGCCGGGTGCGGGCTGTCAAAGCGGCTCTTCAGTCCAGGTTAGGGCCCTATGAGCCCGTCCTGACCTACCTGCAGTCCGTCTTGGTGTGGGAGAGACGCGTCCAGTGTGTGCTGCTGTACATTGTGGTCAACGTGGTGTTCTG GTTTTTTGCCCTGACTTCACTGCGCGTGCTGTTCTTACTGGCTTCAGGTCTGGCTCTGATGGTCTGTGCTGATACCTGGAGAAACAAGATCTGGCCAGAGATAAGAG tcagaAAACTGGATGAGTCAGAAAATGAGAG CTGGGGTCTGGTGCAGCCCGGCATCCTCAGCGTGCCTGAACTGTGCCACCACCTGGCTGAGGCCTGGGTCAGCATAGCAGTCCTCACAACCAATATGATACAGTACAAACGACTCAACCCTGGCAAG TTCTGCATCATGACCTGTGCAGTTTTCACCTGTTTGGCTGTGATTGGACGCTACATTCCTGGATTGGTGCTCTCTTACTCTGCCG TTTTGGCTACCCTCCTGGCCCCTCTGGCAGCCTATCACAGGCTttttcagcatgtgtgtgtgaagctggaGCCGGTCCTGCAGCGGCTGGACTTTGGCGTTCACGGTTACATGATGTCAAAGCCGATCGATAATCAGT TCCTCAGAAGGCGTATACATGGTGCAGCCTCAGGTGAAGCCAGTGACAGCGAGGAGGAGTTGGCTGCTTTCTGCCCAACG TTTGATGATGCAGCGAAGGAACTTGCACTGACCGATTCGGAGCACTCTGATGCTGAAGTGTCCTACACTGATAACGGAACATTTAACCTATCCCGAGGCCAGACCCCGCTCACAGAGGGCTCTGAGG ATCTTGACAGACACAGTGATGCAGAGGAGTCCTTTGCTCAGGACCTTCCAGACTTCCCCTCCATAAACCCTGATGCCACtctgatggatgatgatgacgacacCAGCATCGGGCTACCTAGTCTGAGTGTGTCCGGGCTCCGAAGTAACCGACATTCAGTGCTGGATGTAGATgctcatctggactcagaccagGAGGACCTGGATACAGAACTTTCCCTCGGCGGCATCCCAGTTGCCTGTGATTTCACTGGAGACTTGGCCGGAGTCATTGCTAGCAACATGATCCAGGCAGCAATCGCTGGGGCGATGCAACCTCGGCCTCCGATTACCCAGCGCAGAGAAGGCCCTCCCAAAGCCGGGGCCCACCGAAGCTATCGCAAGCAATCCAGCTCCGAGCTGGACACAGACTTGGACGGAGAGGACTTTGAAATGCTGGATCAGTCTGAACTGAACCAGATGGATCCCCTcggaggaggaggcgggggtGCTAGAAGGGGAGAGAGTCAGGGGTCTAACTTCCTATCTAGTCTGCTGGGTAAACCAcagtaa
- the psmc3ip gene encoding homologous-pairing protein 2 homolog isoform X1: MSKKDSGATVILAYLNEKNRPYSAQDVFCNLQKEHGLGKTAVVKAMELLALEGKIKEKVYGKQKIYFADQAQFKDVSDADLKAMDSQISELSAEVQSLTQSCRQLDAELKELNSSLTTEEMISEIRELKAECSGYRARLEKIKSATNHVTPEEKEKVYKDRDVYVKEWRKRKRLVMYILPESYNSRSIFALVSLTFYFLFLLFLFIFILFLVFKLSSYYSFIVFIYYICV; encoded by the exons ATGAGTAAAAAGGATAGCG GTGCCACAGTCATCCTTGCCTATCTGAATGAGAAGAACCGTCCTTACAGTGCTCAGGATGTCTTCTGTAATCTCCAAAAGGAGCATGGATTGGGGAAAACA GCAGTGGTCAAAGCCATGGAACTGTTGGCCCTTGAGGGCAAGATAAAGGAAAAGGTGTATGGCAAGCAAAAGATATATTTTGCAGATCAG GCTCAGTTTAAAGATGTGAGTGATGCAGACCTGAAGGCAATGGACAGTCAGATCTCAGAGCTCAGTGCAGAGGTGCAGTCCCTCACCCAGAGCTGCAGACAGCTGGATGCAG AGCTCAAAGAACTCAATAGTTCCTTGACAACAGAGGAAATGATCTCAGAGATCCGAGAGCTGAAAGCGGAGTGTTCTGGGTACAGAGCACGTCTGGAGAAGATAAAGTCGGCCACAAATCACGTCACaccagaggagaaagagaag gtttaTAAAGACAGAGACGTTTATGTGAAAgagtggaggaagagaaagagattgGTAATGTATATTTTGCCTGAATCATATAACAGTAGGAGCATTTTTGCATTAGTATCcttgactttttactttttatttttactctttttatttatttttattctatttttagtttttaaattgagctcttactattcctttattgtttttatttattatatttgtgtgtga
- the plekhh3 gene encoding pleckstrin homology domain-containing family H member 3 isoform X1, producing the protein MPLQGVCWFLCCRQGFSLLGRDYGEKEEEESFELRNKEDLTSNGRSPAEVTVSQPTCTANGTNGHTVSEVSDEMKSLIIEKNKMGLEEDPELLVKGWLLREVRGNWIKQRRYWFVLSQDSLDYYSGPEKGARRLGTLVLTNLCSVIWPDKQTYKETGYWSITVYGRKHCYRLYTKHFNEAVHWACAIQKIIDTKAPVETPTQLLIRDIEENKFNPEVVEHIYQHNPILKYTQGPLYAPLLPFPYGSLEHTYHSEKGYGSVREEAVKLFNCLQQLESARDPVPIIQGVLQTCLDLRPLRDEVYCQLVKQTSYTPAPYTAAHLRYWQLLTCMSCTFLPGPNVLKYLRFHLKRIQSQSPESEMDNYASFISEALEKTKCRECVPSWEEIQMLMSRQEMLCTVHYPGPGSCQLYISSHTTANEVVRRMQEKLGLQESKNTFALYEQNSLWEQPVAGSALIADILTSFSTKESESKSQWKLCFKLYCLLDADSISVDSIEYLFLFEQCHEMVVRGQLPACEEDLQALASLRLQCLMGDFSTHAPCPPLDELFPSHMLEARVLMSLSAPQALPPCQVAAQGCPTTQRFPTGLLAGTLWSHTATAAHKQKVEQDMRLRSRLKEEAAAVMGSILERWKGLAGYSRMDSMAAYLTIARQWSGFGCTLYEVDFYISSTGSFSQKLWLGVAATSVSLYRQGEAEALESFPYGQICSYGVSDSNTFKITAGDRDLLFETTKLTEIMQLMNAYFSAIRRQRGKGEDVDITIAESTEVGFHHLASTPMPTLLELPSHRV; encoded by the exons GCACACTGTCTCAGAAGTCTCTGACGAGATGAAGAGCCTGATCATTGAGAAGAATAAAATGGGCCTGGAGGAAGATCCAGAACTGCTGGTTAAAG GATGGCTGTTACGGGAGGTGCGAGGTAACTGGATCAAGCAGCGGCGGTACTGGTTTGTGCTGAGCCAAGACTCCCTCGACTACTACAGCGGACCAGAGAAAGGAGCCCGCAGACTGGGCACGCTGGTCCTCACCAATCTCTGCTCTGTCATCTGGCCAGACAAGCAGACCTACAAAGAGACGG GCTACTGGAGCATCACGGTATATGGGCGGAAGCACTGTTATAGGCTGTACACCAAGCACTTCAACGAGGCTGTGCACTGGGCATGTGCCATCCAGAAAATCATTGATACCAAAGCTCCCGTGGAAACGCCAACTCAGCTCCTGATCCGAGACATTGAG GAGAACAAGTTCAACCCCGAGGTTGTGGAGCACATTTACCAGCACAACCCAATCCTCAAATACACCCAGGGTCCCCTGTACGCTCCTCTGCTGCCCTTCCCCTATGGCAGCCTGGAGCACACAT ACCACAGCGAGAAAGGCTATGGCTCTGTGCGTGAGGAGGCCGTGAAGCTCTTCAACTGCCTGCAGCAGCTGGAATCGGCACGGGATCCAGTTCCAATCATCCAGGGAGTGCTGCAGACCTGCCTGGACCTGCGGCCCCTCCGCGACGAGGTGTACTGCCAGCTAGTCAAGCAGACCAGCTACACGCCTGCCCCATACACTGCTGCACACCTCCGCTACTGGCAGCTTCTTACGTGCATGAGCTGCACCTTCCTGCCTGGGCCCAACGTGCTCAAGTATCTGCGATTCCACCTCAAGAG GATCCAGAGCCAGAGTCCTGAGTCTGAGATGGATAACTATGCATCATTCATCAGCGAGGCTCTGGAGAAGACCAAGTGTCGGGAGTGTGTGCCATCCTGGGAGGAGATCCAGATGCTTATGAGCAGACAGGAGATGTTGTGCACTGTGCACTATCCTGGCCCCGGATCTTGCCAGCTCTACATCAGCTCACACACTACAGCCAATGAG GTGGTGCGAAGGATGCAGGAGAAGCTCGGCCTGCAAGagagcaaaaacacatttgcacTGTACGAGCAGAACTCACTGTGGGAGCAGCCGGTTGCGGGCAGCGCTCTGATCGCAGACATCCTGACCAG CTTCTCCACCAAAGAGTCAGAATCTAAATCCCAATGGAAACTGTGTTTCAAGCTCTACTGCTTGTTGGATGCTGACAGCATATCAGTGGACAGCATTGAATATCTTTTCCTCTTTGAGCAG TGCCATGAGATGGTGGTCCGTGGCCAGCTGCCAGCCTGTGAAGAGGACCTCCAAGCCTTGGCTTCCCTGAGACTTCAGTGTCTGATGGGTGACTTCAGCACACATGCACCCTGCCCGCCTCTGGATGAGCTTTTCCCCAGTCACATGCTAGAAGCTCGAGTTCTCATGTCCCTTTCCGCCCCACAAGCCCTGCCCCCCTGCCAGGTAGCAGCTCAGGGCTGCCCCACGACACAGCGCTTCCCAACGGGCCTCCTGGCAGGAACGCTGTGGAGCCACACAGCTACAGCAGCGCACAAGCAAAAGGTGGAGCAAGACATGCGCCTGCGGAGTCGGCTTAAGGAGGAGGCAGCAGCTGTCATGGGATCCATCTTGGAGCGTTGGAAAGGTCTGGCCGGCTATAGCCGAATGGACAGTATGGCCGCCTACCTCACAATCGCACGCCAGTGGTCAGGCTTTGGATGCACTCTTTATGAAGTGGACTTTTATATT AGTTCAACAGGGAGTTTTTCCCAGAAGCTGTGGCTTGGTGTAGCTGCAACATCCGTTTCTTTATATCGgcagggagaggcagaggcTCTGGAGTCCTTCCCTTATGGCCAGATCTGCTCTTACGGTGTATCTGACAGCAACACCTTCAAGATCACAGCTGGGGATCGGGATCTGCTGTTTGAAACAACCAAG CTGACTGAGATCATGCAGCTGATGAATGCATATTTCAGTGCCATCCGTCGCCAGCGAGGGAAAGGGGAAGATGTGGACATCACCATCGCAGAGAGCACAGAGGTGGGCTTCCATCACCTTGCTTCGACACCGATGCCCACCCTCCTGGAGCTGCCGTCGCACCGTGTTTGA
- the psmc3ip gene encoding homologous-pairing protein 2 homolog isoform X3, translating to MASKRYILQIRSVYSYVSDADLKAMDSQISELSAEVQSLTQSCRQLDAELKELNSSLTTEEMISEIRELKAECSGYRARLEKIKSATNHVTPEEKEKVYKDRDVYVKEWRKRKRLASDMINAILEGYPKSKKEFLDEVGVETDEDCKVVVPST from the exons ATGGCAAGCAAAAGATATATTTTGCAGATCAGGTCAGTCTATTCTT ATGTGAGTGATGCAGACCTGAAGGCAATGGACAGTCAGATCTCAGAGCTCAGTGCAGAGGTGCAGTCCCTCACCCAGAGCTGCAGACAGCTGGATGCAG AGCTCAAAGAACTCAATAGTTCCTTGACAACAGAGGAAATGATCTCAGAGATCCGAGAGCTGAAAGCGGAGTGTTCTGGGTACAGAGCACGTCTGGAGAAGATAAAGTCGGCCACAAATCACGTCACaccagaggagaaagagaag gtttaTAAAGACAGAGACGTTTATGTGAAAgagtggaggaagagaaagagattg GCGTCAGACATGATCAATGCAATCCTGGAGGGATATCCTAAGAGCAAAAAGGAGTTCCTG GATGAGGTTGGAGTGGAGACCGATGAGGACTGTAAGGTGGTTGTTCCAAGTACATGA